A window from Mycolicibacterium tokaiense encodes these proteins:
- a CDS encoding tetratricopeptide repeat protein, protein MVENRGGGERRSGRPDRDGAPRWKDRGKPPARSGPDRARRVQPRPERSGDAENGPAAPRIPASVDAKQLAPDVRRELSTLDKTTADTIARHLVAAGELLEEDPEAALEHARAARQRSGRIAAIREAVGIAAYHCGDWAQALSELRAARRMGAKSELLPLIADCERGVGRPERAVELSRSAEAQALTGDDADELRIVVAGARADLGQLEQALAVLASPPLDPTRSGQTAARLFYAYAEALLALGRNDEALQWFFHAASADTDGITDAEDRISELA, encoded by the coding sequence GTGGTCGAGAACAGAGGCGGCGGAGAACGCCGGTCAGGGCGCCCCGACCGTGATGGCGCCCCGCGGTGGAAAGACCGCGGCAAGCCACCGGCACGATCCGGCCCCGACCGGGCCCGGCGTGTGCAGCCGCGGCCCGAGCGTAGCGGCGACGCCGAGAACGGTCCCGCCGCTCCCCGGATTCCGGCTTCCGTGGATGCCAAGCAGTTGGCGCCCGACGTCCGCCGCGAACTGAGTACGTTGGACAAGACGACCGCCGACACCATCGCCCGACATCTGGTGGCCGCCGGCGAGCTGCTCGAGGAAGATCCCGAAGCCGCACTCGAACACGCCCGCGCCGCCCGGCAGCGCTCGGGTCGCATCGCGGCCATCCGTGAGGCCGTGGGTATCGCGGCGTATCACTGCGGTGACTGGGCGCAGGCTCTCTCCGAACTGCGCGCGGCCCGCCGGATGGGGGCCAAGTCCGAATTGCTCCCGCTCATCGCCGATTGTGAACGGGGCGTGGGCCGTCCCGAGCGCGCGGTCGAACTGTCGCGCAGCGCTGAGGCGCAGGCGCTCACCGGAGACGACGCCGACGAACTGCGCATCGTGGTCGCCGGTGCCCGTGCCGACCTGGGCCAGCTGGAGCAGGCGCTGGCGGTGCTGGCGTCACCGCCGCTGGACCCCACCCGCTCGGGACAGACCGCGGCACGGCTGTTCTACGCCTACGCCGAAGCTCTGCTGGCGCTGGGCCGCAACGACGAAGCGCTGCAGTGGTTCTTCCACGCCGCCAGCGCCGACACGGACGGCATCACCGACGCCGAGGATCGCATCAGTGAGCTTGCCTGA
- a CDS encoding TlyA family RNA methyltransferase, which yields MTRRARVDAELVRRGLARSRQQAAELIEAGRVLVDGMPATKPATAVALTATLKVEAGDRSWVSRGAHKLIGALDAFGVEVSGRRCLDAGASTGGFTEVLLDRGAREVVAVDVGYGQLAWPVRSDERVAVYERTNVRDLTPEVIGGSVQVVVADLSFISLSTVLPALTACSSADADIVPMVKPQFEVGKGLVGAGGVVSDPLLRQSAVRGVAERAVGLNWHPVGVVASPLPGPSGNVEYFLWLRADTDRALRGADLDAAIRTAVDEGPQ from the coding sequence GTGACACGGCGCGCGCGCGTCGACGCCGAGTTGGTTCGTCGCGGTCTGGCCCGGTCGCGTCAACAGGCGGCCGAACTGATCGAGGCCGGGCGCGTCCTGGTGGACGGTATGCCCGCGACCAAGCCCGCGACGGCGGTCGCGCTGACGGCCACCCTCAAGGTCGAAGCCGGTGACCGCAGCTGGGTCTCGCGTGGTGCGCACAAACTGATCGGGGCGCTCGACGCGTTCGGCGTCGAGGTCAGCGGTCGGCGCTGTCTCGATGCCGGCGCGTCCACCGGTGGATTCACCGAGGTACTGCTCGACCGCGGTGCGCGCGAAGTGGTTGCCGTCGATGTCGGCTACGGCCAGCTGGCGTGGCCGGTGCGTTCCGACGAACGGGTCGCGGTGTACGAACGCACCAACGTCCGCGATCTCACTCCCGAGGTCATCGGCGGCAGCGTGCAGGTGGTGGTCGCGGACCTGTCGTTCATCTCGCTGTCCACAGTGCTGCCCGCGCTGACCGCGTGTTCGTCGGCGGACGCCGATATCGTTCCCATGGTGAAGCCCCAGTTCGAAGTCGGTAAGGGTCTGGTCGGCGCCGGCGGCGTGGTCTCGGATCCGCTGCTGCGTCAGTCCGCTGTTCGCGGCGTGGCCGAGCGGGCCGTCGGATTGAACTGGCACCCCGTCGGGGTGGTGGCCAGCCCGCTGCCGGGGCCATCTGGCAACGTGGAGTACTTCCTGTGGTTGCGTGCCGACACCGATCGGGCCCTGCGTGGGGCCGATCTCGACGCAGCCATCCGCACTGCCGTCGACGAGGGGCCGCAATGA
- a CDS encoding HAD-IIA family hydrolase, which translates to MSLPEVATFVDDFDCLLLDLDGTVFRGHEPTEGAVEALAQAPSRTFFVTNNASRSAAEVAAHLTELGFSATDADVVTSAQGAARLLKNQLPPNAAVLVVGTEALAHEVAAVGLAPVRSFDDRPVAVVQGHNPETGWADLAEAALAIRSGALWVAANVDRTLPTERGLLPGNGSMVAAVQAATDSQPQVAGKPAPTLMQDALSRGEFRAALVVGDRLDTDIAGANAAQLPSLMVLTGVNNANDAVHAVPDQRPTYIAHDLRWLHTDTEACAVAAHPAWRVRIDGQAVTVEATGEDAGDDGLSIVRATARAVWDAGAGETRYSVRAGDDTAAEALQRWSIS; encoded by the coding sequence GTGAGCTTGCCTGAGGTGGCCACGTTCGTCGACGACTTCGACTGCCTGCTGCTCGACCTCGACGGAACGGTGTTCCGCGGACACGAGCCCACCGAGGGCGCCGTCGAGGCATTGGCACAGGCGCCGTCCCGCACGTTCTTCGTCACCAACAACGCGTCCCGCAGCGCTGCCGAGGTGGCCGCGCACCTGACCGAGCTCGGGTTCTCCGCCACCGACGCCGACGTGGTCACCAGCGCGCAGGGCGCCGCTCGTCTCCTGAAGAATCAACTACCGCCGAACGCTGCGGTGTTGGTGGTTGGCACCGAGGCGCTGGCTCACGAGGTCGCCGCGGTGGGGCTGGCACCGGTCCGCTCCTTCGACGACCGACCGGTGGCCGTCGTGCAGGGACACAACCCCGAGACCGGATGGGCTGATCTGGCCGAGGCGGCTCTGGCGATCCGGTCCGGGGCACTGTGGGTGGCCGCCAACGTCGACCGGACACTGCCGACCGAGCGTGGGCTGCTGCCGGGTAACGGGTCGATGGTGGCAGCCGTGCAAGCCGCGACCGACAGCCAGCCTCAGGTGGCCGGCAAGCCCGCCCCCACGCTGATGCAGGACGCCCTGTCGCGCGGGGAGTTCCGGGCCGCGCTGGTGGTCGGTGACCGCCTCGACACCGACATCGCCGGCGCCAATGCCGCCCAGCTGCCGAGCCTGATGGTGCTCACCGGGGTCAACAACGCCAACGATGCGGTGCATGCCGTGCCGGACCAACGACCCACCTACATCGCCCATGACCTCCGCTGGCTGCATACCGACACCGAAGCGTGTGCAGTGGCAGCCCACCCCGCGTGGCGTGTGCGCATCGATGGCCAGGCCGTCACCGTGGAGGCCACCGGGGAGGACGCCGGCGACGACGGATTGTCGATCGTGCGCGCCACGGCCAGGGCGGTCTGGGATGCCGGCGCCGGCGAGACCCGGTACTCGGTGCGGGCCGGGGATGACACCGCGGCGGAGGCGCTGCAGCGTTGGTCCATCAGCTAG
- a CDS encoding NAD kinase, giving the protein MTCDRTILLVVHTGRTEATEVARRVEKVMGENGIGLKMLSAEAVDRGSLHLNPEDMRALGVEIEVVDADENAAAGCEMVLVLGGDGTFLRAAELARNVNIPVLGVNLGRIGFLAEAEADNLDTVLEHVIQRNYRVETRMTLDVAIRVDGEIVERGWALNEASLEKSPRLGVLGVVVEIDGRPVSAFGCDGVLIATPTGSTAYAFSSGGPVVWPDLEAILVVPNNAHALFARPMVTSPNATIAVEIESTGYDALVFCDGRRQMKLPAGGRLEATRCGTPVKWVRLDSAPFTDRLVRKFRLPVTGWRGQ; this is encoded by the coding sequence ATGACGTGCGACCGCACGATCCTGCTGGTGGTACACACCGGCCGTACGGAAGCCACCGAAGTGGCCCGCCGCGTGGAAAAGGTGATGGGCGAGAACGGCATCGGGCTCAAGATGCTCTCCGCCGAAGCCGTCGACCGTGGATCGCTGCACCTGAACCCGGAGGACATGCGGGCGCTCGGGGTCGAGATCGAGGTGGTGGACGCCGACGAAAACGCCGCCGCGGGCTGCGAGATGGTGCTGGTGCTCGGTGGCGACGGCACTTTCCTGCGGGCCGCCGAGCTGGCCCGTAACGTCAACATCCCGGTGCTCGGGGTGAACCTCGGGCGCATCGGCTTTCTGGCCGAGGCCGAGGCCGACAACCTCGACACCGTGCTGGAGCACGTCATCCAGCGCAACTACCGGGTCGAGACGCGGATGACGCTGGACGTCGCGATCCGTGTGGACGGTGAGATCGTCGAGCGTGGCTGGGCGCTCAACGAGGCCAGCCTGGAGAAGAGCCCGCGTCTCGGGGTGCTCGGTGTGGTGGTCGAGATCGACGGCCGGCCGGTGTCGGCGTTCGGCTGCGACGGGGTGCTGATCGCCACGCCCACCGGCTCCACGGCGTACGCATTCTCGTCGGGTGGCCCGGTGGTGTGGCCGGATCTGGAGGCCATCCTCGTGGTGCCGAACAACGCGCACGCCCTGTTCGCGCGTCCGATGGTCACCAGTCCCAACGCCACCATCGCCGTGGAGATCGAATCCACCGGCTACGACGCCCTGGTGTTCTGCGACGGCCGCAGGCAGATGAAGCTGCCTGCCGGCGGGCGCCTGGAGGCCACCCGCTGCGGCACACCGGTGAAATGGGTGCGACTGGACAGTGCCCCCTTCACCGACCGCCTGGTGCGCAAGTTCCGGCTGCCGGTCACCGGTTGGCGCGGACAGTAA
- the recN gene encoding DNA repair protein RecN, which produces MLAEIRIQALGAISAANAEFDRGLTVLTGETGTGKTMVVTGLHLLGGARADANRVRSGAEKAVVEGRFTTTELDAAVTAQIDDILDSSGSERDDDGSVIALRSVSREGPSRAYLGGRSVPAKSLSTFTTQLLTLHGQNDQLRLMRPDEQRGALDRYADVDAKLARYRAVRREWLAARRDLTERTERARDLAQEADRLQFALNEIDTVDPQPGEDEALVADIRRLSELDAVRDGAATARAALSGVLDDADGGTEVSASSAIGTAVSALESCDDAALQALGRQLTEALTVVGDVSREIGAFLSELPTDASALETKLARQAELRSLTRKYAADVDGVLSWAAESRSRLAQLDVSEETLAALAAQVDELAAKVAKAAADLTAVRTKAAKGLAKAVTAELAGLAMANAEFTITVSSLPAREDDTAPLTLAKGQRVHAGSHGVDLVEFGFTAHKGGGVLPLGKSASGGELSRVMLAVEVVLSASAEGTTMVFDEVDAGVGGRAAVQIGRRLARLARTHQVIVVTHLPQVAAYADTHLVVAPVGKNGTSSVHRLGDEDRVAELARMLAGLGESDTGRAHAKELLEAAQQDREPV; this is translated from the coding sequence GTGCTGGCCGAGATTCGTATCCAGGCCTTGGGCGCCATCAGCGCGGCCAACGCCGAGTTCGACCGGGGACTGACGGTGCTCACCGGTGAGACCGGCACCGGCAAGACCATGGTGGTGACGGGACTGCATCTGCTGGGTGGCGCACGTGCCGATGCCAACCGGGTGCGCTCGGGTGCCGAGAAGGCGGTGGTGGAGGGGCGTTTCACCACCACCGAGCTGGACGCAGCGGTGACGGCGCAGATCGACGACATCCTCGACTCGTCGGGTTCCGAGCGCGACGACGACGGCAGTGTCATCGCGCTGCGCTCGGTCAGCCGCGAGGGGCCCTCACGGGCCTACCTGGGCGGCCGCAGTGTGCCGGCGAAATCGCTGAGCACCTTCACCACGCAGCTGTTGACCCTGCACGGGCAGAACGACCAGCTGCGCTTGATGCGCCCCGACGAGCAGCGCGGCGCCCTGGACCGGTACGCCGACGTCGATGCCAAGCTGGCGCGTTACCGGGCGGTGCGCCGGGAGTGGCTGGCCGCGCGCCGCGATCTCACCGAGCGGACCGAGCGGGCTCGCGACCTGGCCCAGGAGGCCGACCGCCTGCAGTTCGCGCTCAATGAAATAGACACCGTCGACCCCCAGCCCGGGGAGGACGAAGCTCTGGTCGCCGACATCCGGCGGCTCTCGGAGCTGGATGCGGTGCGCGACGGTGCGGCAACCGCGCGGGCCGCGTTGTCCGGGGTCCTCGACGACGCCGACGGTGGTACCGAGGTGTCGGCCAGCAGCGCCATCGGCACTGCCGTTAGTGCGCTCGAGTCCTGTGACGACGCCGCCCTGCAGGCGTTGGGACGCCAGCTCACCGAAGCGCTGACGGTGGTCGGTGATGTGTCCCGGGAGATCGGTGCCTTCCTCTCGGAACTGCCCACCGACGCCAGCGCGCTGGAGACCAAGCTGGCCCGCCAGGCCGAGTTGCGGTCGCTGACCCGGAAGTACGCCGCGGACGTCGACGGGGTGCTGAGTTGGGCGGCCGAATCCCGTTCCCGGCTGGCCCAGCTGGACGTCTCCGAAGAGACGCTGGCGGCGTTGGCGGCACAGGTCGACGAGTTGGCCGCCAAGGTCGCCAAGGCGGCCGCCGATCTGACGGCCGTGCGGACCAAGGCCGCCAAGGGGCTCGCGAAGGCCGTCACCGCGGAATTGGCCGGGTTGGCCATGGCCAACGCCGAGTTCACCATCACGGTCTCGTCGTTGCCGGCCCGCGAGGACGACACCGCTCCGCTGACCCTGGCCAAGGGGCAGCGGGTGCATGCCGGTTCACACGGCGTGGATCTGGTGGAGTTCGGCTTCACAGCCCACAAGGGCGGGGGCGTGCTTCCGCTGGGCAAGAGTGCTTCCGGCGGCGAGCTGTCGCGGGTGATGCTGGCGGTCGAGGTGGTTCTGTCCGCTTCAGCCGAGGGCACCACCATGGTCTTCGACGAGGTGGACGCCGGTGTCGGCGGACGGGCTGCCGTCCAGATCGGGCGTCGGCTGGCCCGGTTGGCGCGGACCCACCAGGTCATCGTCGTCACCCACCTGCCCCAGGTGGCGGCCTACGCCGACACCCATCTGGTGGTGGCGCCGGTGGGCAAGAACGGAACCAGCAGTGTGCACCGGCTCGGCGACGAGGACCGGGTGGCCGAGCTGGCTCGCATGCTGGCCGGACTGGGGGAGTCCGACACCGGGCGGGCGCATGCCAAAGAGCTGCTGGAGGCCGCGCAGCAGGATCGGGAACCCGTCTAG
- the tyrS gene encoding tyrosine--tRNA ligase has product MSTTILDELNWRGLIAQSTDLDALAGQLAAGPVTVYSGFDPTAPSLHAGHLVPLLTLRRLQQAGHRPIVLAGGATGMIGDPRDTGERTLHTADVVSEWAGRIRGQLERFVVFDDSATGAVVENNLNWTGELSTIEFLRDVGKYFSVNVMLDRDTVRRRLDGEGISYTEFSYMLLQANDFVELHSRYGCGLQVGGSDQWGNIIAGVRLVRQKLGATVHALTTPLVTDSTGAKFGKSTGGGSLWLDPEMTSPYAWYQYFVNTADADVIPYLKWFTFLSRDEIAELDEATRERPHERAGQRRLARELTTLVHGEAATAAVEHASQALFGRGELDVLDESTLAAALRETSVAQLEPNGPAGITDLLVATGLAASRGAAKRNIAEGGVSVNNVRVTSEEWEPQASDFLHGQWLVLRRGKRNVAGVQRVS; this is encoded by the coding sequence CGATGAGTTGAACTGGCGCGGGCTGATCGCGCAGTCCACCGACCTCGATGCGCTGGCCGGGCAGCTCGCGGCCGGACCCGTGACCGTCTATTCGGGATTCGACCCCACTGCGCCCAGCCTGCATGCCGGGCATCTCGTGCCCCTGCTCACGTTGCGTCGCCTCCAGCAGGCCGGCCACCGGCCCATCGTGCTGGCCGGGGGTGCGACCGGGATGATCGGCGACCCGCGCGACACCGGGGAGCGCACCTTGCACACCGCAGACGTGGTGTCCGAGTGGGCCGGCCGCATCCGTGGGCAGCTCGAGCGGTTTGTGGTGTTCGACGATTCCGCGACCGGCGCGGTGGTCGAGAACAACCTGAACTGGACCGGAGAGCTGTCGACCATCGAGTTCCTGCGTGACGTAGGTAAATACTTCTCGGTGAATGTGATGTTGGACCGGGACACGGTGCGGCGCCGCCTCGATGGTGAGGGCATCTCCTACACCGAGTTCAGCTACATGTTGTTGCAGGCCAACGATTTCGTGGAACTGCACAGCCGATACGGCTGCGGTCTGCAGGTCGGCGGTTCTGATCAGTGGGGCAACATCATCGCCGGGGTGCGACTGGTCCGCCAGAAGCTCGGCGCCACGGTGCACGCGTTGACCACCCCTTTGGTGACGGACTCCACCGGCGCCAAATTCGGCAAGTCCACCGGCGGTGGCAGCTTGTGGCTGGATCCCGAGATGACCAGTCCGTATGCCTGGTACCAGTACTTCGTCAACACCGCCGACGCGGACGTCATCCCGTACCTGAAGTGGTTCACCTTCCTGTCCCGTGACGAGATCGCCGAACTGGACGAGGCCACCCGGGAGCGTCCACACGAGCGCGCGGGGCAACGGCGCCTGGCCCGGGAGCTGACCACCCTGGTGCACGGCGAGGCCGCCACCGCTGCGGTGGAACACGCAAGTCAAGCCCTGTTCGGCCGAGGTGAACTCGACGTCCTCGATGAGTCGACGCTGGCTGCGGCGCTGCGGGAGACGTCGGTGGCGCAACTGGAGCCCAACGGTCCCGCCGGCATCACCGACCTGTTGGTCGCCACCGGGCTGGCAGCCAGCCGGGGTGCTGCCAAGCGCAACATCGCCGAGGGTGGGGTGTCGGTGAACAACGTTCGCGTCACCTCGGAGGAGTGGGAGCCGCAGGCGTCGGACTTCCTGCACGGGCAGTGGCTGGTGCTGCGGCGTGGGAAGCGGAACGTGGCGGGGGTGCAGCGGGTTTCATGA